The following nucleotide sequence is from Methanomassiliicoccales archaeon.
ACCATTTGTTGCTATAAATAACTTATCGACATTTGCATAAATAGCCAGTAAGCTTAAAAGAGATAAATAAAGCTCATTCTTTCATCAGTTAAAGCTTAAAATTGTCAAATTATTGTTCATTGATGTTCTATATGAAAGGCGCATATATCGCAATAAAGATTGCTCTCCCATGATTTACTGTTCAATATATTTGACCTTTCCCGATATGGAGTCAGCTAAAAAGATTTCCAAGCAATTAGTAGAAAATAGGTTAGTCGCTTGCGCAAATTTGTATCCTATTGAGTCAATTTATAGATGGGAAAATGAAATAGAAGAAGGGCAAGAGTTTGCCGTTCTGCTGAAAGCGCGAGTGGAAGATTTTCCTTTAATTGAAAAATTTGTAAAGAAAAATCATCCATATAAAATCCCGTGCATTGTAATGTATTCTATAGATGATGGTTTTCCCCCATATTTAGAATGGATTAAGGAATCGACAAACAGAAACCAGGAGGATTAAGATCAAAAATAAGTCTTCTAGCCCATGCTAATTTTTGTAATTTAATGTTAATATCTTTTCCTATCTTCTTTTTCGGGTTCGCGAAATCGAAGCCTAATAAATAAATATGCTTGGCTCCGAAACTTCTAGCTAGAATTACAGCTCTATCTCCATCCGTGAACCCTCCATAATTACGTAAAGGTGCAAATGGTTTGCATTGAACGGTTGGGATAATCGGGAAAGAGAACAGACTTATCCAATCACGAATTTTGCTGATATTATCTCCATGAGCGTGAACAACTAATATCGAACCCTTAATGTTTGCCTGCAACAACGTTGGCAAATCACCATCCAAATCGGTTACAATAAAATCTGGGACAAAACCTTCTCTAATGAGAACACTGGTAGCGTCATCGGCAGCGATCAAAGTACCATGAATACCGAATTTTTTTAGATGATGAGGCAAAGAATCAGCATCGCCACATATAGTTGCAATCTTTCTCATCTTTTTCGCGATTAACTCTTCATAATCAAATTCAAATCGAGAAACTGCAGATGCTAGTATTTTAGCTGCTAATTCATCATTTTGTTGAGAAAAACCGAATTCGCTAATTATCTCGTGATAAATAGGTTCCCAATCTTCGAAATTCATTTCAACCCTATTCCTCATTCCCTTTGGCGACATTGTTTGTATTTTTCATACTTTGATTTGATTGCGCCCTGAGCGTGGCTCCGAGCAATCCGCTAAATCCTGCAAGAAGAAATCCAGCCAATATCTCTAACATAAGAAAAATCTCATCAAAATCCTGAAAGCCAAGGAAGAACATCGTTGAATCAATCGCACCTTGAATTATAAACGCTATAGCAAAAATGGATAACGTGGTCACGAGATAACCCCAATGCATCTTTCCTTCCGAAAGAAATAAGTTCACGAACTTCCCCGCTGCGTACGAAAGAGCAGCGAATGCCCAGAGCCAAAGGACACCACCCAAGAACAACAGCGATTTCAATACCAAACTTTCATCCTCAGCTGTATTAGCAGCATTTGAACCTGCCGCAATTCCTGCAATAAGAAAAATGAATGAAAGGACAGCGAAAGGTATCATTTGGCTTCCAGATCTAATCGCTCTAGCTATTTTCTTAGCCCCGTTTATCGACCTTTCCCCCACGTGATAGGCATAGGAAATTAGATAAATACCCAACGCCAAGCCTAAAAAGCCAAAACTCATACCTGAAATTATTTCCCAGGAGGGGGATTCTAAATATTGTATTACCATAGGAAGAAGTGAGAAGAGACCTAATATCGTAAAAACCAGACCTATTGGAAAAAGAATACGTTTTCGGATCTTATCATCTTTCAGCATTTTAATTATGACATAATATGTACCTTCCACAGAAGGTGCTTGTTTCACGAATACCCTTTTGACAGAGTCTACTTTTACTCTAGAAGCTACCATAGGAAAGATATATTCGTCTTCAGCTCCGTCAGATACCAATACAACTCGCTCAGGT
It contains:
- the cutA gene encoding divalent-cation tolerance protein CutA, whose translation is MESAKKISKQLVENRLVACANLYPIESIYRWENEIEEGQEFAVLLKARVEDFPLIEKFVKKNHPYKIPCIVMYSIDDGFPPYLEWIKESTNRNQED
- a CDS encoding 6-hydroxymethylpterin diphosphokinase MptE-like protein; amino-acid sequence: MRNRVEMNFEDWEPIYHEIISEFGFSQQNDELAAKILASAVSRFEFDYEELIAKKMRKIATICGDADSLPHHLKKFGIHGTLIAADDATSVLIREGFVPDFIVTDLDGDLPTLLQANIKGSILVVHAHGDNISKIRDWISLFSFPIIPTVQCKPFAPLRNYGGFTDGDRAVILARSFGAKHIYLLGFDFANPKKKIGKDINIKLQKLAWARRLIFDLNPPGFCLSIP
- a CDS encoding DUF373 family protein; the encoded protein is MMKVLVLSVDRDDDFGVKAGLDSPFIGRQENLDAAIALGLKDPEDSDINTIFAAISIYEEMIKKGIDAEIATICGSHRVGYESDVALGQELENVLEVVKPERVVLVSDGAEDEYIFPMVASRVKVDSVKRVFVKQAPSVEGTYYVIIKMLKDDKIRKRILFPIGLVFTILGLFSLLPMVIQYLESPSWEIISGMSFGFLGLALGIYLISYAYHVGERSINGAKKIARAIRSGSQMIPFAVLSFIFLIAGIAAGSNAANTAEDESLVLKSLLFLGGVLWLWAFAALSYAAGKFVNLFLSEGKMHWGYLVTTLSIFAIAFIIQGAIDSTMFFLGFQDFDEIFLMLEILAGFLLAGFSGLLGATLRAQSNQSMKNTNNVAKGNEE